TGATTTAAAGTCGTATTTCCATTAAAGGAAGTGTTTCGATGGAATTTattcatatattaaaaaaacGCTGAAAAATTTCTAATCTATAGGCTAGCAAATGTAGTTTTAATTGCCCAGGCcttgaaaataattatatttttacaaCAAGTCTAGCATCTCCTCtttcatatataatatatgCTCTTAATTTAAGCCTTTTAATACAGCAGATCAAAATTGGTACAAAGTTTCGAAAATCATGGCCGAAACCTGGGATATGTCATTGCTCCACTTGCAGTTGGGCTTTATTACAAGTTTAGTTTAGACAAAATCATGACATTATCGCTTGATCTTTCAAAGGAGGATGTAGAAATCACCAAGGCATTAATCGTTCTGTCACATAAAAAGAATGTATTAGAAAAGTTTAAATTAAACAGCAAATTAGTTAGTGGAGAAATGGTTGGAGAGATTGTTCCCCTTTATTGGGATCCTTGAAGGGATATCCACTGTTTCAATTTAAAGTAAAATAAATCACCAAAAGAATTTGAGACATGTTGTCCCATTATTCCAAAATTCAAGaccatatatattatatatatatatataatattttttaacgtTAATGTATATAATATAAGTAGGTAATTAACTTTCATGGTATTACATTCCTCCCTCTCACCAAAAATAAATTCGTGGAAGGAGCTAGATATTCATGATGGGCACCATGCATGCATGAGAGCTCCCGGCGATAGAGAAGGGAAACTCTTGAAAAAGTGACTATATGTATAATTCCAATTAATTCTGAAAAATGAATTGTAGGACATTAATTCGCcatattgttattgttatttGGTTTTTGTTTAATTGAAAAGATATAGCTGAAATAGTTTCCATGCTGTGCAAAACGATCGAGTACTCGACGTAAATCTAGCCAAAGTCGACAACTTCATGGATAAATAAATCTTCAAGGCTCGACTGTTTTGATTTCTACATGAGGTGAGTTTTACTGGCCTACATCATCGTACACTGAATCAACTTAATTTGTTCTCAAGCCAAAAACCACGACAAATGGAATAAAAACAACGAgtttcattattattattattgaaacaAATTTTGATGCTTCATTGAAGCACTGTGCAGTCATGAACATGGTTGAAAGAATCGTAGGTTGTTTTCCAATATCTCTAGCGAATATAAATAAGAGGGAATGGATATCAAGACAAAAAAATTTCTTACTCCAAGTCTAAACTTTGATCGGCTGGGATTTGGCCAAAAATATCAGGGCAAGATTCCCAGTTGCCTTGTTCCTTTGCTTCCCAATACCCGCCAATGTAACGATATGTATCAGATTCTTTATCTTTCGCAAACCACCGAGCTTTCCAACCCCTCTCTTGCATTTTCCGAGCCTGGTTTCCACAAATTTGTCAGTGTTAATGAAGCCTCAACCTGACTGTTAGTGTATAGTATGTTATTTGAGTTACTGCGGGAGAATATTGTTTGGTACTTTGGGAGAAGTGACAGAGGGCCGGATAATATGGAAGAAGCCCATAAAACGTTGAATTTCTTCAACAAAGGAGACAAAGGAGTTCATGTCAACTACCTGTCGTTGCCGTTGCTCTAGACGCAACTTTTCAGCATTTGCCATTTCATACTCCCCGTTTTCCAAGCGTCTTTGATCAGGTCTCAGTCTCGAGTCTGTTGGAGGGAGCTTTTCCTGCAACAGATAAAAATTCCAGTTCTTCTTATTGCGTATGAGATATACAACAGATAAAAATTCCAGTTTCTGCTTAACCCGTGGAGAAAACATGAGGAATTTTGACAAATAACCTTCAGCCCTGGTGTTAGTTCATTCAGTGTGATGGCAAAGCGTGTCAAGTTATAACGTGTGGGGAACTTGGGGGGCTTGCTTCGTTTCCAAAGCAAATGGGCTTCTGAGAGAGGTTCCTGGCTTTTCCCTTTTGATGTGCAATCTCCATTCACATAGTGCAAAATTTCGTCCCATTTACCAAACACGGATGCCACCGTCTTCCCACTCTTTTCTTGGACTATTCCTTGTACCTGCAAAATATGAGTAGTTTCGGTATCTACATGACTACATCCAACACATGCTATGATCATAGATTTATATGAAATAGTATGCAACTACAAATCCTTCGATTTTGTGATGCAAAAACGTGTCACATTTAGTACTCCGAAATTCCCTTAATTTGGagtatatttaataaatttcaaCAGTTTTGGCTAGAATGGTATGCACATAGAACTCCAAGTTACACCACTGCTGTATTACTAAGAACTTTTGTTAGCGCCATGCAGCAGCACGTTGAGTGACAAGAACCAAGGACCAGATGGATCATGTGATGGCAAAGTCGAATTGAACAAACGAAGTGGATTAAAGCCCCAGCTTTATATTATTCTCTTCTTGTATTGAATACTGCTTCATAAAATTTCAGAAGAGATGGCGCCACTTAAGTCTGTTTACTTAAAAAGCTGGATAGAATCCACCTTCTTAAAGGTCTAAAATGACATCACACCAAAAGGAGGAGTACCTGATGAGGATTTCTGTCTATAATAGACTGCTCCTTGAATTTCAATTTACAGGAGTGATTACGATTTCCTTGTATCCGCATCGTACCATAGTGATCGCAATATAATTTCCCCAAAATGAGATTGTATATAGATGTTGTTACCTACCAATAGAAGGCCGCTTATGTTACTCGGTGAAATGAACTATGAACCCAAAAAAAAGAGCAACAATCATCCAACAAAAAAGTACCTTACTCCACTGGAAAACTTCTCCATCATCAAATTCTAAAGTTAGAATACCATGTGGATCAAGCTGAATGGACCGACCCCAAAATTTGCTTTTCAGATTGCTATCACCATGAAACCTCCACCCTGTACCCTCGCAATGGCAAGCTACAATCATTGGATGGTGACTCACCTGATCGAAAAAAATGGTCAGCCCATTGTTTAATTATCACAAATATCTACAAACTTAAGGAAATGGAGCATCTACTACAAGAAGTCTGAACAAATATATTTGACGTCtttctttttccattttctgcgtttaatattatatttaagcCATTCTAGCAACAAAATTGCAGAGTACTTACACTCAGGTAGTCATCAAAAGTTAATTTATATTAGTTAACACGACTAGGAAAGACCAAAAGTTTGGTCCAGGTCATAAATGGCTACCTTTTCTGAGAAAAATCGGAGGCCTTTATCTGGATAATCAGCCTCATAAGTCTCCCCCAACAAAGGATTAAATGGTTTAcaatttcttccatctgtagaAGCATATCCAGAGACAGCAAATGCAGCTACATTTAGAATCCTCATAAAACTGTTGCCCTGCCAAGAAATATTACAGATCAAAGATAAGATTCTAAAGAATGAAAAACTATGACACGCGAGGCACATATTTTTAAGCTCAATTTCCTACTCTGCACAAGGAATACAACGAGTTTCACATGGATGTAAGCAGCAATATTTGATGGAGATGATAAACTTTGTGGCAATGACAATAAAGACAacgattgaaaataataaatttgctAAAAATTCAAATTCCATTTCAGTATTACTAAGAACTTTTGTTAGCGCCATGCAGCAGCACGTTGAGTGACAAGAACCAAGGACCAGATGGATCATGTGATGGCAAAGTCGAATTGAACAAACGAAGTGGATTAAAGCCCCAGCTTTGtactttctgatataaagcttCAAATAAATTATCTAAAGTTGGATTTTTTTCACAGAATAATTTATAAATCTCAATTTATAATCATTCCAAAAGAATTATTCTGTATCGCGGGGAATAAATAAACTGCTTGATGTCCGCAAAAGCATATTGAGAGAATCTAAAAGAACTTCTAATGAGGCTGATAAGAAGTAAAATTCATGGTCATTTTGCAATCTTGCTGGTGAGATTCAATCTGAGCTGGGGTCAAAATCTTGGGTTTAGCACCATGCAAGAAATATGGCCATGCCTTTTCAGTATAAACATGGGACCCCAAATTTTATGGCAATACAACGGGAGAAGAAACATACCTTCTTGACTCAGTTACTAAAGCTGTGAAGCAACAAATCAAAAATTAACACacaaaagaacaaaaacaaCACTGAACAAACAATGAAAAAAATTTTGACTGTTCCAGTTTACTATTATGATAATACAATAAACTAGAAGTCTTGGCAAAAGTTACCTGCTTTCCCCATTCATAAGCCCGATCAAGAAGATATGAATATTCCAAATCCTCGAAACATTTCTGTAGAGAAGAGAGAGGCTCGTTGAAGTAGACCGGAAGACACACTTTTGTAAGGTCCTTCCCAATGTTGTCCTTTATCATTGACCATAAACTCACTCCTTTCTCTTTCTCAATAGGGTCTGGCAATTTCTTTCGACGCCTAATACAAGGAAAGTTGGTTCCAGCAGATTTAATGGCAGGATCAATGTTATCCTCCGCTTCAAAAGCATGAAGTTCATTGTCATCAGATGAAAAAGATGATGCCCAAAAGTCGGAACCACTGCTTTTGAAAGAGCTAGATGAAAGAAAATCTCTGGTGTCAAAGAATGTGTTATCTTCTTCATCGGTATCTTCTTCTGCTCCATCTACTATTTCATTTTCGTCTTCGGATTCACTTGCACTTTCTGTTGGAAATTTCAAAAAACGATACATAAGTAAAATTTAAAGTAAACAACTAATTCATGATTGACTAGAATACAAAGATTATTAATTTGACGAGGAATCCTTCTTATTACAG
This Primulina tabacum isolate GXHZ01 unplaced genomic scaffold, ASM2559414v2 Contig104, whole genome shotgun sequence DNA region includes the following protein-coding sequences:
- the LOC142534036 gene encoding oxysterol-binding protein-related protein 1C-like, with amino-acid sequence MYSFCCVTSTPISNHNMLSSPSTPPPFDPLTKTLQNPTILRVSSTCDSGMDHNSGGAPNGNDILHAHSRDVKITDIVGIGISGVLYKWVNYGKGWRPRWFVLRDEVLSYYKIHGPDKIVVDQDTEKGLKVIGEESMKRISRHHHHHRNGTSGSSAKIRKPVGEVHLKVSTVRESRSDDKRFSIFTGTKRLFLRAESREDLMVWMEALQAVKDMYPRMSNGELMAPMEDVPILTDKLRQRLLEEGLSENTIQESEQIMRNEYAALQSQLIMLKQKHWLLMDTLRHLEREKVDLENTVVDESQRQVKEVGASSRSRQDKYSESASESEDENEIVDGAEEDTDEEDNTFFDTRDFLSSSSFKSSGSDFWASSFSSDDNELHAFEAEDNIDPAIKSAGTNFPCIRRRKKLPDPIEKEKGVSLWSMIKDNIGKDLTKVCLPVYFNEPLSSLQKCFEDLEYSYLLDRAYEWGKQGNSFMRILNVAAFAVSGYASTDGRNCKPFNPLLGETYEADYPDKGLRFFSEKVSHHPMIVACHCEGTGWRFHGDSNLKSKFWGRSIQLDPHGILTLEFDDGEVFQWSKVTTSIYNLILGKLYCDHYGTMRIQGNRNHSCKLKFKEQSIIDRNPHQVQGIVQEKSGKTVASVFGKWDEILHYVNGDCTSKGKSQEPLSEAHLLWKRSKPPKFPTRYNLTRFAITLNELTPGLKEKLPPTDSRLRPDQRRLENGEYEMANAEKLRLEQRQRQARKMQERGWKARWFAKDKESDTYRYIGGYWEAKEQGNWESCPDIFGQIPADQSLDLE